A single genomic interval of Corvus hawaiiensis isolate bCorHaw1 chromosome 5, bCorHaw1.pri.cur, whole genome shotgun sequence harbors:
- the IL15 gene encoding interleukin-15 isoform X3 — MLGTARPTQNSAGALSSLQRQNTHLKSACLQYQLYRLLNSHCFCLLKNGMGLIIFFLCAYVPKTEAGRCKWAAVLEDLERIKTSKDIDVSLYTANADEDLSQCISADIQMYLNSKKRCPEECQELVMRCFFLETAVIIQECRIKNCSKTQDVWNIWKNGNESFEKNKLTSTKSEKCKECEEYEEKNFAEFVQNFVKVIQRDCKH, encoded by the exons AATACACACCTGAAAAGTGCTTGTCTGCAGTATCAGCTGTATCGGCTTCTGAACAGCCattgcttttgccttttaaagAATGGGATGGGACTAATCATCTTCTTCCTGTG TGCTTATGTACCAAAGACAGAAGCAGGTCGTTGCAAGTGGGCAGCAGTTCTGGAAGATTTGGAGAGGATCAAGACATCCAAA GATATTGATGTCAGTTTATACACTGCAAACGCAGATGAGGAT CTTTCACAGTGCATCTCTGCAGATATTCAAATGTATTTGAACAGTAAGAAAAGATGCCCA gaagaatgCCAAGAACTTGTAATGAGGTGCTTTTTCTTAGAGACAGCAGTGATTATTCAAGAATGTCGTATCAAAAATTGTAGTAAAACACAGGATGTATGGAACAtatggaaaaatggaaatgaaagctttgaaaaaaataag ttgacttccacaaaatcagaaaaatgcaaagaatgtgaagaatatgaagaaaaaaattttgcagAATTTGTACAGAATTTTGTAAAGGTTATACAGAGGGATTGCAAACACTGA